One region of Scophthalmus maximus strain ysfricsl-2021 chromosome 15, ASM2237912v1, whole genome shotgun sequence genomic DNA includes:
- the LOC118286735 gene encoding zinc finger C2HC domain-containing protein 1C-like, whose product MSTYTRRRLSPQRQHNIRGPRQSNDTQAQHGVAPMRRVDRVDCPFPNKPVIHRRIFNHRAQYSPDLYDLEKMTITKQPRGYFLPQGPHLDGTRETAGSQHRRKDLHRLCSGELQIVQAIHAKELKLQEKLCRVEDKIRQKIRRDTVEAAAGNDEMKREERGGRGQPERGEARTKPGPSELHRREAVRSRELLIQEIRQEDVKQLGKRLNQWDEDRMRDTHEEDEARWNRSEREYAGLPQSKGNLIKGTHKITVGKQRVSGELNTSRWENVKEHARRKGYERDHRVWGEAALRPQDGIEKGKEREQYKTSIDVTKEKKHMERTCKDMYDAQDIPQISQHKTTDRLATENHGGAERKTQRESSLPPISSPSHSGGVQKEQLGLEDIADASLQLLPCRICNRRFASERLEKHMQVCQKLEQKQRQVFNSYANRTKGSAMEEFLKTHSRSKTPEVFQKKKQRQTDEAKTKRVQQSRPPAGTSLPKWSKGSAYIDKRN is encoded by the exons ATGAGTACATACACAAGAAGAAGACTCAGTCCTCAAAGGCAGCACAACATAAGAGGTCCAAGACAAAGCAACGATACTCAAGCACAACATGGTGTTGCACCTATGAGGAGAGTAGATAGAGTAGACTGCCCATTTCCAAACAAGCCCGTTATCCACAGAAGAATCTTCAACCACAGGGCACAATACTCACCTGATCTTTATGATCTTGAAAAAATGACCATTACAAAACAACCAAGAGGCTATTTTTTGCCCCAGGGACCTCATTTAGATGGGACCAGAGAGACCGCAGGATCCCAGCATCGAAGGAAAGACCTACATAGACTGTGCAGTGGAGAACTGCAGATCGTCCAAGCAATTCACGCAAAAGAACTGAAGCTGCAGGAGAAGCTGTGCAGGGTTGAggacaaaataagacaaaagatCAGGAGGGATACTGTTGAGGCTGCTGCAGGTAATGatgagatgaagagggaggagaggggaggcaggGGACAACCAGAGAGGGGAGAAGCTAGGACTAAACCTGGGCCGTCTGAGCTGCACAGGAGAGAAGCAGTGAGAAGCAGAGAACTGTTGATTCAAGAAATAAGGCAAGAGGATGTCAAACAACTTGGGAAGAGGCTAAATCAGTGGGATGAGGACAGAATGAGGGATACGCATGAAGAAGACGAGGCCAGGTGGAATAGAAGTGAGAGAGAATATGCAGGGCTTCCCCAGTCCAAAGGAAATTTGATTAAAGGAACTCATAAAATCACTGTCGGCAAGCAAAGAGTGAGTGGAGAGCTGAACACGTCAAGATGGGAGAACGTCAAAGAGCATGCCAGACGAAAAGGGTATGAAAGGGATCATCGCGTTTGGGGAGAAGCAGCTTTGAGGCCACAGGATGGAatagagaaaggaaaagaaagagaacaatATAAGACATCAATAGacgtgacaaaagaaaagaaacatatgGAAAGAACATGCAAGGACATGTACGATGCACAAGACATCCCACAAATAAGTCAACACAAAACTACTGACAGACTTGCAACAGAAAACCACGGAGGTGCGGAACGTAAAACACAGAGGGAATCGTCTCTCCCACCAATTTCTAGTCCTTCTCACTCCGGCGGAGTCCAGAAGGAGCAGCTGGGGCTCGAGGACATCGCAGACGccagcctccagctcctcccgtGCAGAATCTGCAACAGGAGATTTGCAAGTGAAAGGCTGGAGAAGCACATGCAAGTCTGTCAAAAACTTGAGCAAAAACAGCGTCAAGTCTTCAACTCTTATGCAAATAGGACCAAAGGATCTGCCATGGAGGAGTTCCTGAAAACCCACAGCAGGAGCAAGACTCCAGAG GTTttccagaaaaagaaacaaaggcaAACCGACGAGGCAAAAACAAAGCGCGTGCAGCAGAGTCGACCCCCAGCTGGAACCTCGCTGCCGAAATGGTCCAAGGGATCGGCCTACATCGATAAAAGAAATTGA
- the acyp1 gene encoding acylphosphatase-1: MSEGDLMSVDYEIFGRVQGVFFRKYTQAEGKKLGLVGWVQNTGTGTVQGQLQGPRSRVKEMQEWLKSTGSPKSHISKAEFKNEKMVDNLEHSSFNVVK, encoded by the exons ATGTCCGAAGGAGACCTGATGTCGGTGGATTATGAAATATTTGGCAGAGTTCAGGGTGTGTTTTTTCGGAAGTACACTCAA GCAGAGGGAAAGAAGCTTGGTCTGGTTGGATGGGTCCAAAACACGGGCACAGGAACTGTCCAGGGGCAGCTACAAGGGCCACGTAGCCGGGTGAAAGAAATGCAAGAATGGTTGAAATCCACTGGGAGCCCCAAGTCACACATAAGCAAGGCGGAGTTCAAGAATGAGAAGATGGTTGACAACTTAGAACACTCGTCTTTTAATGTAGTAAAATAA
- the mlh3 gene encoding DNA mismatch repair protein Mlh3 isoform X3 — protein sequence MIKYLPKEVQGKLRSGVAVPSLQQCVEELVLNSVDAGATCVGVRLDMESLRVQVVDNGAGMSGEDMRRVGSRYHTSKCGSLEDLDNLRWYGYRGEALASIMSLATLVEISSRSRSSVKTHVKVFKNGEGSAVMEAETARPSAGTTVAVCNFFHRMPVRRMRVDAVLEGERIRHRVEAISLMHPSVSFTLKNDCTGAMMVQLAKAKNTYHRFVQMRGTERAQKLGEVVHAHGQFEVAGHICREGHYNSSLQFLYVNGRLLLKTRIHKLLNLLLRRLNSWNQKSDSPEGQPLARSPKHKRGQELHGVYIINIKCSYSEYDICLEPAKTLIEFKDWDGVLLCTEEAVKAFLRRENLQAVLSQDDLDRVPPELFRPDNASREGNKGSQPTGSAPTLDHGIVIKLASESVHRALKDDCVSEDGVCQQSGLVECQEAGDEAGNVPAADSEEIQSDHCVYEDCRDEPRCAVAQLEEEEQSFSKVEDGSQIVCKSSSVRQPESEKLQLSKETEEIQLNNYTSTSNVTLPNSITDQIQPDVNGNEQLVPDCQGAVGHGQSLIRNRKISLSDPFIHQSLQTQQQNLAQKREERSFASKCKISLVAGHGRCSQRRCNDLASIVPSKIPRIEFCQRLSWNESGSLDKFRRIFGKSDEFKLSSLETRLQNSAKLPETNSLSLNPQNLLVCQKDGDDTEAQRNNETQISLRSPPALSVFTKLKPASGHDEGKRSLAAKLCRLKQHDPVGFTGSGTTSQSNTCLSSGNVLRDHNDDNKNPCDTAPNPEPVSGCDTVHQLVEKQEDTSSGDWLHHYDTSVGKTVYVNRVTGLSKYDDPSEETQVPCTSDVTNMAVSVVSETGMEYRCYPFQADLVLPFLPKSRTERVISSGLDDRSTSQMDLILDYDGGESSNSLYSLYSKWSNPVFVRPPAVGVDISSVQADGLAVKIHNILFPYRFSKAMIQSMKVIQQVDKKFLACLINTRDEEPAAFTETEGNLLVLVDQHAAHERVRLENLVSDSYEDDPDASGERRLRSSNILPPLEISVTEGESRLLSLPQSG from the exons ATGATAAAATATCTGCCCAAAGAAGTCCAGGGGAAACTTCGCTCCGGTGTCGCCGTCCCCTCCCTCCAGCAGTGCGTGGAGGAGCTCGTGCTGAACAGCGTCGACGCGGGGGCGACCTGTGTGGGGGTCCGGCTGGACATGGAGTCGCTCAGGGTCCAGGTGGTCGACAACGGTGCCGGGATGAGCGGCGAGGACATGCGGCGTGTGGGGAGCAGGTACCACACGAGCAAGTGCGGCTCCCTCGAGGACCTGGACAACCTCCGGTGGTACGGCTACCGGGGAGAAGCCTTGGCGAGTATAATGTCTCTGGCCACGCTCGTTGAAATATCCTCCCGGTCCAGGTCATCGGTGAAAACACACGTGAAAGTCTTCAAGAACGGCGAAGGCTCGGCGGTGATGGAGGCAGAGACCGCTCGGCCCTCGGCGGGGACCACCGTCGCCGTGTGCAACTTCTTCCACCGCATGCCGGTGCGCCGGATGCGGGTGGACGCCGTCCTGGAGGGCGAGAGGATCAGACACCGGGTGGAGGCGATCTCTCTGATGCACCCTTCTGTGTCCTTCACCCTGAAGAACGACTGCACGGGGGCCATGATGGTGCAGCTCGCCAAAGCCAAGAACACGTACCACCGGTTCGTGCAGATGCGCGGCACCGAGCGAGCGCAGAAACTGGGAGAGGTCGTGCACGCGCACGGGCAGTTTGAAGTGGCGGGTCACATTTGCAGAGAGGGCCACTACAACAGCAGCTTGCAGTTCCTGTACGTGAATGGCAGACTGCTGCTGAAAACACGGATACACAAGTTGTTGAACCTGCTGCTCCGAAGGCTGAACAGTTGGAATCAGAAGAGCGACAGTCCAGAGGGGCAGCCGCTGGCCAGGAGTCCAAAACACAAACGAGGCCAAGAGCTGCACGGGGTgtacatcatcaacatcaagtGCTCATACTCCGAGTACGACATCTGTCTGGAGCCTGCCAAGACTCTGATAGAGTTCAAAGATTGGGATGGCGTTCTGCTCTGCACCGAGGAGGCGGTGAAGGCGTTCCTGAGAAGGGAGAATCTGCAGGCTGTGCTTTCTCAAGATGATTTGGACCGCGTGCCTCCCGAACTCTTTCGTCCTGACAACGCATCCCGAGAGGGGAACAAGGGCAGTCAGCCGACCGGCAGTGCTCCCACACTAGATCACGGTATTGTAATTAAACTGGCATCTGAGTCGGTTCATCGCGCGCTTAAAGACGACTGTGTTTCAGAGGATGGCGTTTGCCAGCAGTCTGGTCTGGTGGAGTGTCAAGAGGCCGGAGACGAGGCTGGAAATGTACCTGCCGCTGATTCGGAAGAGATACAAAGTGATCACTGTGTATACGAAGACTGTAGGGATGAGCCACGGTGTGCAGTCGCTCaactggaagaagaggagcaatCATTCAGTAAAGTAGAGGACGGTTCTCAGATTGTATGCAAGTCAAGTTCAGTCAGACAACCAGAGAGTGAAAAACTGCAACTttcaaaagaaacagaagaaatacAGTTAAACAATTATACCTCTACCAGCAATGTGACTTTACCGAACAGCATCACTGACCAAATCCAGCCTGACGTTAACGGTAATGAGCAATTAGTACCCGATTGTCAGGGTGCAGTAGGACATGGGCAGTCTTTGATAAGGAACAGAAAAATCAGTCTGTCTgatccattcattcatcagaGTCTGCAGACTCAGCAGCAAAATCTAGCACAGAAACGAGAGGAGAGATCCTTTGCATCCAAGTGCAAAATTTCACTTGTTGCAGGCCACGGCAGATGTTCTCAGAGACGTTGCAACGACTTGGCTTCTATCGTTCCCTCAAAGATCCCCAGAATTGAATTTTGTCAAAGGTTGTCGTGGAATGAGTCTGGATCTCTTGACAAGTTTCGAAGAATATTTGGTAAGTCTGATGAATTTAAATTATCCTCTCTGGAGACTCGTTTACAGAACAGTGCTAAACTCCCTGAGACAAACAGCCTCAGCTTGAACCCCCAGAATTTGTTGGTTTGCCAGAAAGATGGTGATGATACAGAGGCACAGAGGAACAATGAGACACAGATCAGTCTCCGAAGCCCACCAGCCCTCTCCGTTTTCACCAAGCTAAAACCAGCTTCGGGTCACGATGAAGGCAAAAGGTCTTTGGCAGCTAAACTCTGCCGTTTGAAACAACACGATCCAGTGGGTTTCACTGGGTCTGGGACTACCTCACAGAGTAACACCTGTCTCAGCAGTGGTAATGTTTTACGGGAccacaacgacgacaacaagaATCCCTGCGACACTGCACCGAATCCTGAGCCGGTCTCAGGCTGCGACACAGTCCATCAATTGGTTGAGAAGCAAGAGGATACGTCGTCGGGTGACTGGCTTCATCACTACGATACATCTGTGGGAAAGACGGTCTACGTCAACAGAGTGACCGGGCTCAGCAAATATGACGACCCGTCGGAAGAAACACAAGTGCCATGTACGTCTGATGTCACCAATATGGCTGTTAGTGTCGTCTCTGAAACGG GGATGGAGTACAGGTGTTACCCTTTTCAGGCGGATCTAGTTTTGCCCTTCCTGCCTAAAtccaggacagagagagtgaTTAGTTCAGGGCTTGATGACAGAAGTACTTCACAGATGGACCTGATTCTAGACT ACGATGGTGGCGAAAGCTCCAATTCACTCTACTCATTGTACTCAAAGTGGAGTAATCCCGTGTTTGTCCGACCTCCTGCG GTCGGTGTGGACATTTCAAGTGTGCAAGCTGATGGACTGGCTGTGAAGATCCATAACATCCTGTTTCCGTACCGCTTTTCCAAGGCCATGATTCAGTCAATGAAG GTTATTCAACAAGTGGATAAGAAGTTTCTTGCGTGTCTTATCAATACGAGAGATGAGGAACCTGCAGCATTCACTGAAACTGAGG GAAATCTTCTGGTGCTGGTGGATCAACACGCTGCACACGAGAGAGTTCGTCTCGAAAATCTTGtttcag ATTCCTACGAGGATGACCCGGACGCATCAGGAGAGAGACGTTTGCGTTCGTCAAACATTTTACCACCTCTTGAGATAAGTGTGACAGAAGGGGAGTCGAGGCTGCTCAG